ATGGCTGCCGGGGCGCGCGGGGTTCTGGTCCGCACCGGCAAGTTCCGGGCCGCCGACCTCGACGGGCCGGGCAGATCCCCGGATGCCGTGGTCGACTCGCTCGCGGACCTGTCGGTGCTGCTCGGAGCTACCTAGTTGTTTATATTAAAACATTATAGATAAATATTAATATAGAACCCAGAGTTGCGGCAATGTATTGATCTATAGCCGCTAATGTTAATTACGTCTAGGGCCAGTGCTGGACGTTGATCTCGGGCATAGGAAAGTCGTCAACGTTCGCAGTCGCCAGTGAGGCGCCTACGCCAACCGCCGCGGCGGCAATCAGGCAGTCCGCCTGATGCAACGTGATTCCGCGTCGTCCAAAAGACCGGCGCCACGCTCCCGCTCGTACGCCTTCTGCTACTCCGAGTGGGGCAAGTCGCAGGCCCCTGAACAGGCGGCGAGTGACCGCCTCCTCGCCCGGCCGCAAACCGCGCCAAATCTCCTCGATCGAGATCACGCAGACCCAAGGCTCCGTGCCCGTTCGTCTCAGGGCCGCGAGTCGAGCGGCGGCGGATCGGCCACGAAGCGCATCGATAAGCACGGTCGAATCAAGGAGCACGCGCGCCACGGTCAACCTGCGCGCCGCGGATCTGCGTAACGCTGCTGGCGAACCCACGCCGCGGGATCGTCATCCCACTCATGTCCGGTGTCGGGCAAGGCGCCGAGAGCGGCTTCGATGTCGTCCCAGCGCCGTTCGTCTTCAAGGCCGCGCTGGATGAGCTCGGTAATGAAAGCGCTACGACGCCGCGGACCGGCACGCCGGTCGATCTCCCGCACCAGATCGTGTTCCAGGACTATGTGTAGACGCATGGGCCTAAAACACTATTCTATGCACATATGCTCTCGCGCCGCACCCGACGATCCCGTCCTCGACCGCCATCGCGTTCTACGCAGGGCTCGCCAAGGCCAGCGCCCCAGGATCAGGACGCAGACGCCGACACGCGCCGCAAGGGCTGGCGGGCGCCGTAGGTGAGCGACCGCCACGCCCACTCCGCCGGGCCGAACCGGAACCGCTCCAGCCAGAGCGGAGACCAGACCAACTGCACCACCGAGACGGCCACGACGACGCCAAACTGCGCCAGGCGCCCGACCGACCCGAAGAGGCCGAAGCCGTGGCCGTAGAAGATGGTGGTGCAGATGACCGTCTGCAGCAGGTAGTTGCTTAGCGCCATCTGCCCCACCGCGGCGAACGGGCGGGTGGCGCCGCGCAGCGCCGCCGTCCGGGACGCCAGCATGACGAGGCCGATATAACCGAGGCTGACCCCGATGCTCGGCCAGTAGTTGAACAGCTCCCCCTGGAAGAACGACCAGGGCGCCCACCCGTACCGGAAGTCGAGCACCACCCCGTACGATTCCACCGGGATGGCGAGGAGGATCGCCACCGCGATGAGCGCGCCGTAGAAGCGCCCCGAACGCTGCGCGCTGAAGACGCCGAGCTTGAAGAGGGCCATCCCGATCAGCATCAGGCCGCCGGCCCGCCAGCCGCCCCACAGCAGGATGACGAAAGTCTCGAACGCGAGGGCCTGCGTCGACCGGGCGGGAACCTGCTCGATCCAGCCACCCCGGTACGCGGCCAGCTCGGCGTCGATGAACGGCTGGGTTGGCTGCCATTGCTCGTCGACGAAAGCTCTCAGCGCCTCCTCTGGCCAGTACGGCAGCGATACTCCGCCGAGGAAGTACACGGCCGACCCCACGGTAACGACCGCCGTACCCAACACGAGCAGCAGCCGCGGCGACTGCCGGCGGAGCGGATAGACGAGCATGCCGCACACCGCATAGAGGAACAGGATGTCGCCGGCCCACAGCAGGTGGGCGTGCGCCAGGCCGATGAGGAGCAGCCATCCCATGCGGCGGTAGTGGACGCGCGTGGCGTTCCCGCTCTGTTCCGCACGCCCCGCCATCAGGACGATGCCGGCCCCGAACAGCATCGAGAAGATGGTCATGAACTTCTGATCGGCGAGCAGCCGGCTGCCGAGCCAGACGGCGAAGTTCGCGCCGTTGAGGTCACCGTAGGCGATCGGGTTGAAGTAGGCCGCGGCCGGCATCGCGAACAACTGGATGTTCATGACGAGGATGCCGAGCAGGGCGAAGCCCCGCAGCACGTCGATCGAGTCGATGCGGGCCTTCTGGACGACAGGGCTGGCGACGGTGCTCTCGGTCGGCGTGTTCATGTCCATACCGCGAACCCCTCCCGCCCAGGCGACAATGGACGGCCAGCCATCATATCGCCACCGGACGTTGTAGGCTTGCCGAAACATGCGGGTCGGAATCCCCACCGAGATCAAGGACGACGAGCACCGCGTCGCCATCACTCCGGCCGGGGTCGCCGCCTTCGTCGCCCGCGGGCACGAGGTGCTGATTGAAGCGGGGGCCGGCGTCGGCAGCGCCATCCCGGACCGCGCCTACCGGGAGGCCGGCGCCCGACTGGCCGGCGGCCCCGACGATGTCTGGGAACAGGCCGACCTGATTCTGAAGGTCAAGGAACCGCTCGATCCGGAGTTCGACCGGATGCGGCCGGGCCAGATTCTCTTCACCTACCTGCATCTGGCGGCGTCGAGCGCGCTGACCGCCAGGTTGCTCGACCGGCGCATCGTGGGCATCGGCTACGAGACGGTGCAACTCGACGACGGCACGCTGCCCCTCCTGGTTCCGATGTCGGAGGTGGCGGGCCGCCTGTCGATCCAGGCCGGCGCGGCGTCGCTGGAGCGCCACGCGGGCGGCAAAGGCCTCCTGCTCCCGGGCGTCTCCGGCGTCCGGCGGGGGCGGGTCACCATTCTCGGGGCTGGCGTGGTCGGCATGAACGCCTGCGTCGTCGCGGCCGGCTTCGGCGCCGAGGTGACGATCATCGACATCAACCCGCTGCGTCTCGGCTACGTCCGCGACGTCCTGCAGGGCCACGTCAACACCCTGATGTCGAACGCCGCCAACATCGAGGGCGCGGTGGCGTCGGCGGACCTCGTGCTCTGTTCCGTGCTCATTCCGGGGGCGCGGACACCGCGGCTCGTAACCCGAGCGCACCTGAAGCAGATGGAGCCGGGCTCGGCTCTGGTCGACGTCGCGGTCGATCAGGGTGGCTGCGCGGAGACCAGCCGGCCGACGACGCACACCAACCCGCGCTACGTCGACGAGGGCGTCGTCCACTACTGCGTCTCCAACATGCCGGGGGCCGTCCCGCACACCTCCACCTACGCGCTGACGAACGCCACGATGACCTACGCGCTCGAAATCGCCGACCGAGGGTGGCGCGCGGCGGCCGAGCGCGACCCGGCCCTCGCGAGGGGCGTCAACCTCGTGGACGGGCAGGTGACGCACGCGGCGGTCGCCGCCGCGCACGACCTGGACGCGGCGCCGCTGAAGGGCCAGCGCGCCCGTCCGGCGCTCTAGCTCCTGGTCGTGCCGAGCGCTTCCAGGTCTACTGCGAGGAAAACGCGAAGGTCCTCAACTCAAGGGTCGTGTAGCCCGATTCGCCCTCGACGACGTGGATGGCCCGATCCACCGGGACATCGGTGAACGTCTGCGTGACGCCGGTTGCGGGCCAGAAGATGTCGAGCTGTTCGATGCGCGACGCCCCGCCCAGCCCGAGGGTCTGACGCAGCGGATTGCCCCCGAAGCTGCCGCCGCTGTTGACGTGGCGGTAGATGGAGCGCCGCCCGCCTCCGTCCCCGTCGACGACGACCGCCCGGATGCGGGCGCCGATCGCCGACCGGTTGGACCGGACGCCCTCGAGTTGCACGGTGAGCCAGTGGTTGTCGAAGCCCGGGTTCTCGTACAGGGCGTTGCCGAACGCATCGCCCGGGAAGGCCCCGCCCATCTGCTCGAAGACGTCCTGATCGCCGTCGTTGTCGAAATCGGCGAAGGCCACGCCGTGGCCCTTCTGGAGGTGGCCGAAACCTCCCGAGTACGTCACGTTGGAGAAGCCGCGCCCTTCCCGGTTCCGGTACATCAGGTTCGGCATGACGCTGTGGTACGGCGGATAGCCAGTGCCCAGGTAGAAGTCCGGATAGCCGTCGTTATCGAGGTCGCCGAAGTTGGAGCCCATGGCCGCGGTAGGCTCCGTGAGGCCGTAGGCGGCGGACACCTCCTCGAAGCGCTCGCCGTCGACACCCCGATAGAGGCGTGACATTTCCGTGCCGGCGGGCCGGCCGAGCGCGCTGGCCGCGAGATGCTCGATGCCCGCGGTGTAGGCCGAGACGTACAGGTCGAGCCGCCCGTCGTTGTCGAAATCCCAGAACCACGCCGGGAAGCTCCCCTGCGGGCCGGCGACGCCGAGCCGCTGCGCCTCGTCTATGAAGGACCCGCGGCCGGTGTTTCGATAGAGCCGGTTGGCGCCCCCGAAGTTGGATACGTACAGATCCTGCAGGCCGTCGCCGTTGTAGTCGCCCCAGACCGCCGCCTTGGCGTACCGGTAGTTGCTGACGGCGGCGTCCCCCGCCACGTCGGTGAACGTGCCGTCGCCGTCGTTGCGGAAGAGCTGGCTCGGGGCGACCAGGGCCGGAGTCGATTCGTTGCCGACGTAGAGGTCGAGATCGCCGTCGTTGTCGTAATCGCCCCAGGCCGCCGTATGGCTCGGGTAATGCACTTCGCCGAGTCCGGCATCGAACGTCACGTCGGTGAACGTGCCGTCCCCGTTGTTCCGCACCAGCGAGTTCGGATGCCGGCCGTCGGCCCGCAGCCACGCTCCGCGCAAGACGAGCAGATCCACGTCGCCGTCGTTGTCGTAGTCGGCCTGAACCATGTTGATGCCGCCGTACAGCCCGAGCAGGCCCGCTTCGGCGGTGCGCTCCATGAAGGCGCCGTTCTGGTCGTTTCGGAAGAAGCGAATCTGCCCGCGCGTGCCCCACGTCGAGACGACGATGTCCAGATAGCCGTCGTTGTCGAAGTCGTCGGCAATCGCCCCGCCGCACATGTCGAACGTGGCGAGGCCGAGGGCGGGCGCGACATTGGCGAAACGGGGAATCGTCTCCGCCGACTGGAACGTCTCGGGCGGCAGCCGATACGCCTCGGGAACCTCGTCGGGGTAGCCGTCCACCGTCATGTAGGCGATGTTGAGCAGCCAGAGCGCCGACAAATACTGCTGCGCCGCCCCGCCCCCGGCGGGGGGCGGTGTTCCCACGCTCCAGTTGCGGGCGCCCGCCCCGGCCGACAGGCCGCCCGACGCCTGGTCGGCCGTGTTCCGGAGCACCTCGGTGAAGGCGGCTATCGCCTGGCGCGACGGCGTCTGATCCGCGTGTATTCCGGGCCCGCGAAGCGGCAGGATGCACGCCTCCGCGTTCGGATGGAGGGCGCAGTTTCGCGTCTCCGCCAGCCGCAGGTAGGCCACCCCGAGGCTGTAGTTGTTCAACGTAATCCCCGGGCGGTTCTCGTCGGTGGTCGGAATCAGTTCAAGGGCGTCGGTAAGAAGACGGATCGCCTCGGCTTCGTTTCCGACGCGGAGTTCCTCTCCGGACAACTGGACCATCACGCGCCAGCGGTTGGGTCCGGTGTCCGTTGCGGGAAGCGCGTTCAGCTCCTCGCGCAACTGCCGGGCGCGCCAGTCGCCGATGTAGGGGTGCGTGTCGGGGGTCTCGTCCGCGATCTCTTCGAGCAGGGCCAGCATCCGCTGATGGCCATCGGAGAGAACCGGCTGGCCCGCTTCGGATGCCGGCTGGAACGTGGCCCCGAGCGGCCCTGCCGCGGCGAGCGCAACCGCCAACCCCACCGACAGGATGGAGGCGCGTGGAAGGTTGACGAACCCCACACGTGGCATTCTATGGGCCACTTCCCGTGACCGGCGCGCCACGGCCGCCGCGCCGCACTACTGCAGCCGGATCGTGACCTCGTCCTCCTCCTCGCCATCCCGGAGGATCGACACGGTTACTTCGTCGCCCGCCTGGTAGCGGTCGAGGACGGCGCGCAGCTCGCCCAGGGTGCGGATCGGTTCGCCTTCGACCGCCTGAATCACGTCACCGAGGGCGACGATGCGATTGCGCGAGACTTCGATCGGCAGCAGCCCCGCGTCCGCCGCGCCCGATCCGGACTCGATTGCCGCAATCAGCACCCCTTCGATGCCGAGCCGGCGGGTCAACCCCTGATCGACGGCCCGGATGCCGAGCCGGGGCGGGCTGTAGGTCCCGGTCTCGATCAACTCCGGCACCACGCGGCGCACGGTGCTGACGGGGACGGCGAAACCGACGCCGGCCGACGCGCCCGACGGACTGGAGATCTGCGTGTTGACGCCGATCACCCGGCCGGCGCTGTCGAGCAACGGCCCGCCCGAGTTGCCCACGTTGATCGCCGCGTCGGTCTGGATGACGTCCTCGATCGGCGTGCCGTCAAGCCCGTTGATCCGCCGGCCAAGCGCCGAAACAACCCCGGTGCTGAGGGTCGCGTTGTAGCCGAAGGGGTTGCCGATGGCATAGACGCTTTGGCCGACGAGCAGCGCGTCGCTGTTGCCCGGCGTGACCGGATGGAGCGCCTCCGGCGGAGCGTCGATGCGCAGCACGGCCAGGTCGTGCGACGCGGAACCTCCGACCCACTCGGCGTCGTAGGTGGACTGATCGTCGAGCACCACCTCGACCGAGCTCGCATCCGCCAGCACGTGGAAGTTGGTGATGATGTGTCCTTCGTCGTCCCAGACTAAGCCGGTGCCGGTCCCCTGCGGCACCTCCATCACGGTCCCCCGGAACCAGTCGGCGCGGCGGGCGAGCGTGTTGATGTAGACGACCGACGCGCGCGTCCGGTCGAACAGGTCGATCGTCGCCCGCTCTTCCGGCCGCAGCGGCGTCGGCGGCGGCTGGTCCAGGTCGGCCGCCCTCGCGGGCGTCGCACCCTGCACGGCGGCCGCGCCGAGAGCCGCCACGCCCCCGGCCGCGCCGTCCGTCGCCGGTCCGCCTGCCGTACACCCCAGCGCCGTGAGCAACGCGACCCCGACCGCAATCGCCACGATCCACCAGCCGCTCCGCCCGGCGCCGCAGCACATCCCTCGCATATCGCTATGATATTCGACGGATCGGGGCGCGAAATGGTTCTTCGTGTCCCCGCACCAACGACCACGGCACGGAGCCAGAACCATGCAGGAGACGAAGAAGACGCTCGCCATCGCCGGGGTGGCCATCCTCCTCGGCGTCGTCGCGTTCGCCAGCGCGCCGCGGCGCGCGGTGCCGGATCTCTTTTTCGACGTCGGTGAACCGTTCTTTCCGGAGTTCACGGATCCCGAAGCGGCCGCCACCCTCGACGTCGTCGAGTTCGACGAGGACACGGCGTCGGCGACCCCGTTCCAGGTGACCAACGAGGACGGCCTCTGGACGATCCCGTCGCATCACGGCTATCCCGCCGACGGTGCGGAGCGGCTGTCGAACATCGCGGCGGACATCATCAGCCTCACCAAGGAGGACTTCCGCTCCGACAACGTCGCCGACCATGAAGCGCTCGGCGTCATCGACCCGACCGACCTGACCGCCACCAGCCTGGTGGGCCGCGGCACCCGCGTCACCGTGAAGGACGCAACCGGCGAAACGCTCGCCGATCTCGTCGTCGGCCGCCCCGTCGAGGGCCGGCCGGGACTCCGCTTCGTCCGCTCGCCCGACCAGAAGCGCGTCTACTCGGCGCGGTTCGAGGCAGACATCTCCACCCGGTTCGAGGACTGGATCGAGCAAAACCTGTTGGAAGTCGAACGCGATCAGGTAGTTCACATGGTCCTGAACGAGTACCAGGTGGATGAAGTGACCCGCCGCGCGTCGCCGCCCCGCACCTTCACGGTCGACAAGGTGGACGACACCACCTGGACCGGCGACTCCGTGCCGGCCGGCCAGGAAGTGGACTACGTCCAGATGAACCTGCTGGTGGGCGCCGTCATGAACATGCAGATAGCCGGCGTCCGCCCGAAGCCGGAAGGGATGACCGGCAACCTGCGCGACGCCGCGATGGCGGGCCGCATCAGCCGCGAAGACATCACCGACCTGGTGAACAAGGGCTTCTACCCCACCGCCGACGGCGGCCTGCTGTCCAACGAGGGCGAGCTGCTCGTCCGCACGACCGAGGGCGTGCTCTACACCCTCCGCTTCGGCGAGATCGTCTACGGGAGGGGCGACGCCGTCCTTCTGGGAGACGAAACAAGCGACGACGCCGAGACCGGCCCCGGCGAGAACCGCTACGTCTTCATCGAGGCGGAGTTCGACGAGGCGGGGCTGGGCCCCGAACCGCCCGCCTCCGAGACCGACGCCCACGCCTCGTGGGAGCGCCGCGTCCGCGAGGGCCAGGAGAAGGCCGACCGCCTCGCCACCCGCTTTGCGCGGTGGTACTACGTCGTCGCCGCCGGCAGCTACGACCGCATTCACAAGCCGCGGGAAGAGTTCCTCAAGGACATCGAGCCCGAG
The DNA window shown above is from Acidobacteriota bacterium and carries:
- a CDS encoding DUF418 domain-containing protein, producing the protein MATRCSSSLISVGIPTRMFRQAYNVRWRYDGWPSIVAWAGGVRGMDMNTPTESTVASPVVQKARIDSIDVLRGFALLGILVMNIQLFAMPAAAYFNPIAYGDLNGANFAVWLGSRLLADQKFMTIFSMLFGAGIVLMAGRAEQSGNATRVHYRRMGWLLLIGLAHAHLLWAGDILFLYAVCGMLVYPLRRQSPRLLLVLGTAVVTVGSAVYFLGGVSLPYWPEEALRAFVDEQWQPTQPFIDAELAAYRGGWIEQVPARSTQALAFETFVILLWGGWRAGGLMLIGMALFKLGVFSAQRSGRFYGALIAVAILLAIPVESYGVVLDFRYGWAPWSFFQGELFNYWPSIGVSLGYIGLVMLASRTAALRGATRPFAAVGQMALSNYLLQTVICTTIFYGHGFGLFGSVGRLAQFGVVVAVSVVQLVWSPLWLERFRFGPAEWAWRSLTYGARQPLRRVSASAS
- a CDS encoding PDZ domain-containing protein produces the protein MRGMCCGAGRSGWWIVAIAVGVALLTALGCTAGGPATDGAAGGVAALGAAAVQGATPARAADLDQPPPTPLRPEERATIDLFDRTRASVVYINTLARRADWFRGTVMEVPQGTGTGLVWDDEGHIITNFHVLADASSVEVVLDDQSTYDAEWVGGSASHDLAVLRIDAPPEALHPVTPGNSDALLVGQSVYAIGNPFGYNATLSTGVVSALGRRINGLDGTPIEDVIQTDAAINVGNSGGPLLDSAGRVIGVNTQISSPSGASAGVGFAVPVSTVRRVVPELIETGTYSPPRLGIRAVDQGLTRRLGIEGVLIAAIESGSGAADAGLLPIEVSRNRIVALGDVIQAVEGEPIRTLGELRAVLDRYQAGDEVTVSILRDGEEEDEVTIRLQ
- the ald gene encoding alanine dehydrogenase, with protein sequence MRVGIPTEIKDDEHRVAITPAGVAAFVARGHEVLIEAGAGVGSAIPDRAYREAGARLAGGPDDVWEQADLILKVKEPLDPEFDRMRPGQILFTYLHLAASSALTARLLDRRIVGIGYETVQLDDGTLPLLVPMSEVAGRLSIQAGAASLERHAGGKGLLLPGVSGVRRGRVTILGAGVVGMNACVVAAGFGAEVTIIDINPLRLGYVRDVLQGHVNTLMSNAANIEGAVASADLVLCSVLIPGARTPRLVTRAHLKQMEPGSALVDVAVDQGGCAETSRPTTHTNPRYVDEGVVHYCVSNMPGAVPHTSTYALTNATMTYALEIADRGWRAAAERDPALARGVNLVDGQVTHAAVAAAHDLDAAPLKGQRARPAL
- a CDS encoding DUF4340 domain-containing protein, producing the protein MQETKKTLAIAGVAILLGVVAFASAPRRAVPDLFFDVGEPFFPEFTDPEAAATLDVVEFDEDTASATPFQVTNEDGLWTIPSHHGYPADGAERLSNIAADIISLTKEDFRSDNVADHEALGVIDPTDLTATSLVGRGTRVTVKDATGETLADLVVGRPVEGRPGLRFVRSPDQKRVYSARFEADISTRFEDWIEQNLLEVERDQVVHMVLNEYQVDEVTRRASPPRTFTVDKVDDTTWTGDSVPAGQEVDYVQMNLLVGAVMNMQIAGVRPKPEGMTGNLRDAAMAGRISREDITDLVNKGFYPTADGGLLSNEGELLVRTTEGVLYTLRFGEIVYGRGDAVLLGDETSDDAETGPGENRYVFIEAEFDEAGLGPEPPASETDAHASWERRVREGQEKADRLATRFARWYYVVAAGSYDRIHKPREEFLKDIEPEEGEAG
- a CDS encoding CRTAC1 family protein is translated as MPRVGFVNLPRASILSVGLAVALAAAGPLGATFQPASEAGQPVLSDGHQRMLALLEEIADETPDTHPYIGDWRARQLREELNALPATDTGPNRWRVMVQLSGEELRVGNEAEAIRLLTDALELIPTTDENRPGITLNNYSLGVAYLRLAETRNCALHPNAEACILPLRGPGIHADQTPSRQAIAAFTEVLRNTADQASGGLSAGAGARNWSVGTPPPAGGGAAQQYLSALWLLNIAYMTVDGYPDEVPEAYRLPPETFQSAETIPRFANVAPALGLATFDMCGGAIADDFDNDGYLDIVVSTWGTRGQIRFFRNDQNGAFMERTAEAGLLGLYGGINMVQADYDNDGDVDLLVLRGAWLRADGRHPNSLVRNNGDGTFTDVTFDAGLGEVHYPSHTAAWGDYDNDGDLDLYVGNESTPALVAPSQLFRNDGDGTFTDVAGDAAVSNYRYAKAAVWGDYNGDGLQDLYVSNFGGANRLYRNTGRGSFIDEAQRLGVAGPQGSFPAWFWDFDNDGRLDLYVSAYTAGIEHLAASALGRPAGTEMSRLYRGVDGERFEEVSAAYGLTEPTAAMGSNFGDLDNDGYPDFYLGTGYPPYHSVMPNLMYRNREGRGFSNVTYSGGFGHLQKGHGVAFADFDNDGDQDVFEQMGGAFPGDAFGNALYENPGFDNHWLTVQLEGVRSNRSAIGARIRAVVVDGDGGGRRSIYRHVNSGGSFGGNPLRQTLGLGGASRIEQLDIFWPATGVTQTFTDVPVDRAIHVVEGESGYTTLELRTFAFSSQ
- a CDS encoding type II toxin-antitoxin system VapC family toxin — protein: MGSPAALRRSAARRLTVARVLLDSTVLIDALRGRSAAARLAALRRTGTEPWVCVISIEEIWRGLRPGEEAVTRRLFRGLRLAPLGVAEGVRAGAWRRSFGRRGITLHQADCLIAAAAVGVGASLATANVDDFPMPEINVQHWP